In Molothrus aeneus isolate 106 chromosome 11, BPBGC_Maene_1.0, whole genome shotgun sequence, a genomic segment contains:
- the LOC136561399 gene encoding carbohydrate sulfotransferase 5-like isoform X2, with amino-acid sequence MSESTKGFFHYPSSVRMARIRIPSTIVIIFVTVQTGFLLFMYARYSSFMPQSEEKPSQVHILILSSWRSGSSFVGQLFSQHPSVFYLMEPAWHVWVTMYQNSAKVLHMAVRDLVRSVFLCDMSVFDAYMPWKRNLSDLFQWAASRALCSAPACDSFQRTDITSELACKTLCGRYPFSKVEEACKTYSHVVIKEVRFFDLKVLYPLLTDPSLNLKIIHLVRDPRAVVKSREQSVKALARDNGIVLSTNGTKVEDSKYKVMQEVCRSHVQIYETATLKPPNFLKDRYLMVRFEDLVRDPLSEISEMYKFADLSLTPRLKSWVYNITHGQGPGKKKEAFKITSRDAVSVSQAWRNILSFQKVKKIQEVCKGAINILGYQLVDSEKEQRDLTLDLVLPRRQNQFSWSSFNPKH; translated from the exons ATGAGTGAGAGTACAAAAGG cttttttcattACCCTTCCTCGGTGAGAATGGCAAGGATTCGGATTCCTAGCAcaattgttataatttttgtTACAGTTCAGACTGGATTCTTACTCTTCATGTATGCCCGGTACAGTAGCTTCATGCCTCAGTCTGAGGAGAAACCATCACAAGTCCACATACTTATTCTCTCCTCTTGGCGGTCAGGATCTTCTTTTGTTGGTCAACTTTTCAGCCAGCACCCCAGTGTCTTCTACTTGATGGAGCCTGCATGGCACGTGTGGGTTACAATGTACCAGAACAGTGCCAAAGTCTTACACATGGCAGTGCGGGACTTAGTCAGGTCGGTCTTTCTGTGTGACATGTCTGTGTTTGATGCTTACATGCCTTGGAAAAGAAACTTATCCGATCTTTTCCAGTGGGCAGCAAGTCGGGCTCTGTGTTCAGCTCCTGCTTGTGACTCTTTTCAACGTACCGACATAACCAGTGAACTGGCATGCAAGACTCTTTGTGGACGGTATCCATTCAGCAAGGTGGAAGAAGCCTGTAAAACTTACAGCCATGTTGTCATCAAGGAAGTTAGATTCTTTGACTTGAAGGTCCTATACCCCCTCCTCACTGATCCGTCCCTGAATCTCAAAATTATTCACCTGGTCCGTGACCCCAGGGCAGTCGTCAAGTCACGGGAACAATCGGTGAAAGCATTAGCCCGTGACAATGGAATTGTCTTGAGTACCAATGGCACTAAAGTGGAAGATAGCAAATACAAAGTAATGCAAGAGGTTTGTAGAAGTCATGTTCAGATTTATGAAACAGCTACTCTAAAACCACCTAATTTCCTGAAAGATCGCTATTTAATGGTCCGTTTTGAAGATCTGGTAAGAGATCCATTATCAGAAATCTCAGAAATGTATAAATTTGCAGATCTTAGTTTGACTCCCAGGCTCAAAAGCTGGGTTTATAATATCACTCATGGAcagggaccggggaaaaaaaaagaagccttcAAAATAACATCCCGAGATGCAGTTAGTGTTTCACAGGCCTGGAGAAATATTCTTTCCTTTCAGAAAGTTAAGAAAATACAGGAAGTTTGCAAAGGTGCTATAAACATTCTTGGTTATCAGCTAGTGgattcagaaaaagaacaaagagatCTGACATTGGATTTGGTGTTGCCAAGACGACAAAATCAATTCAGTTGGTCATCATTTAATCCAAAGCACTGA
- the LOC136561399 gene encoding carbohydrate sulfotransferase 5-like isoform X1: MPFKNSSLILFSIHFLLQKIRIFFFHYPSSVRMARIRIPSTIVIIFVTVQTGFLLFMYARYSSFMPQSEEKPSQVHILILSSWRSGSSFVGQLFSQHPSVFYLMEPAWHVWVTMYQNSAKVLHMAVRDLVRSVFLCDMSVFDAYMPWKRNLSDLFQWAASRALCSAPACDSFQRTDITSELACKTLCGRYPFSKVEEACKTYSHVVIKEVRFFDLKVLYPLLTDPSLNLKIIHLVRDPRAVVKSREQSVKALARDNGIVLSTNGTKVEDSKYKVMQEVCRSHVQIYETATLKPPNFLKDRYLMVRFEDLVRDPLSEISEMYKFADLSLTPRLKSWVYNITHGQGPGKKKEAFKITSRDAVSVSQAWRNILSFQKVKKIQEVCKGAINILGYQLVDSEKEQRDLTLDLVLPRRQNQFSWSSFNPKH; encoded by the coding sequence cttttttcattACCCTTCCTCGGTGAGAATGGCAAGGATTCGGATTCCTAGCAcaattgttataatttttgtTACAGTTCAGACTGGATTCTTACTCTTCATGTATGCCCGGTACAGTAGCTTCATGCCTCAGTCTGAGGAGAAACCATCACAAGTCCACATACTTATTCTCTCCTCTTGGCGGTCAGGATCTTCTTTTGTTGGTCAACTTTTCAGCCAGCACCCCAGTGTCTTCTACTTGATGGAGCCTGCATGGCACGTGTGGGTTACAATGTACCAGAACAGTGCCAAAGTCTTACACATGGCAGTGCGGGACTTAGTCAGGTCGGTCTTTCTGTGTGACATGTCTGTGTTTGATGCTTACATGCCTTGGAAAAGAAACTTATCCGATCTTTTCCAGTGGGCAGCAAGTCGGGCTCTGTGTTCAGCTCCTGCTTGTGACTCTTTTCAACGTACCGACATAACCAGTGAACTGGCATGCAAGACTCTTTGTGGACGGTATCCATTCAGCAAGGTGGAAGAAGCCTGTAAAACTTACAGCCATGTTGTCATCAAGGAAGTTAGATTCTTTGACTTGAAGGTCCTATACCCCCTCCTCACTGATCCGTCCCTGAATCTCAAAATTATTCACCTGGTCCGTGACCCCAGGGCAGTCGTCAAGTCACGGGAACAATCGGTGAAAGCATTAGCCCGTGACAATGGAATTGTCTTGAGTACCAATGGCACTAAAGTGGAAGATAGCAAATACAAAGTAATGCAAGAGGTTTGTAGAAGTCATGTTCAGATTTATGAAACAGCTACTCTAAAACCACCTAATTTCCTGAAAGATCGCTATTTAATGGTCCGTTTTGAAGATCTGGTAAGAGATCCATTATCAGAAATCTCAGAAATGTATAAATTTGCAGATCTTAGTTTGACTCCCAGGCTCAAAAGCTGGGTTTATAATATCACTCATGGAcagggaccggggaaaaaaaaagaagccttcAAAATAACATCCCGAGATGCAGTTAGTGTTTCACAGGCCTGGAGAAATATTCTTTCCTTTCAGAAAGTTAAGAAAATACAGGAAGTTTGCAAAGGTGCTATAAACATTCTTGGTTATCAGCTAGTGgattcagaaaaagaacaaagagatCTGACATTGGATTTGGTGTTGCCAAGACGACAAAATCAATTCAGTTGGTCATCATTTAATCCAAAGCACTGA
- the LOC136561399 gene encoding carbohydrate sulfotransferase 5-like isoform X3, producing the protein MARIRIPSTIVIIFVTVQTGFLLFMYARYSSFMPQSEEKPSQVHILILSSWRSGSSFVGQLFSQHPSVFYLMEPAWHVWVTMYQNSAKVLHMAVRDLVRSVFLCDMSVFDAYMPWKRNLSDLFQWAASRALCSAPACDSFQRTDITSELACKTLCGRYPFSKVEEACKTYSHVVIKEVRFFDLKVLYPLLTDPSLNLKIIHLVRDPRAVVKSREQSVKALARDNGIVLSTNGTKVEDSKYKVMQEVCRSHVQIYETATLKPPNFLKDRYLMVRFEDLVRDPLSEISEMYKFADLSLTPRLKSWVYNITHGQGPGKKKEAFKITSRDAVSVSQAWRNILSFQKVKKIQEVCKGAINILGYQLVDSEKEQRDLTLDLVLPRRQNQFSWSSFNPKH; encoded by the coding sequence ATGGCAAGGATTCGGATTCCTAGCAcaattgttataatttttgtTACAGTTCAGACTGGATTCTTACTCTTCATGTATGCCCGGTACAGTAGCTTCATGCCTCAGTCTGAGGAGAAACCATCACAAGTCCACATACTTATTCTCTCCTCTTGGCGGTCAGGATCTTCTTTTGTTGGTCAACTTTTCAGCCAGCACCCCAGTGTCTTCTACTTGATGGAGCCTGCATGGCACGTGTGGGTTACAATGTACCAGAACAGTGCCAAAGTCTTACACATGGCAGTGCGGGACTTAGTCAGGTCGGTCTTTCTGTGTGACATGTCTGTGTTTGATGCTTACATGCCTTGGAAAAGAAACTTATCCGATCTTTTCCAGTGGGCAGCAAGTCGGGCTCTGTGTTCAGCTCCTGCTTGTGACTCTTTTCAACGTACCGACATAACCAGTGAACTGGCATGCAAGACTCTTTGTGGACGGTATCCATTCAGCAAGGTGGAAGAAGCCTGTAAAACTTACAGCCATGTTGTCATCAAGGAAGTTAGATTCTTTGACTTGAAGGTCCTATACCCCCTCCTCACTGATCCGTCCCTGAATCTCAAAATTATTCACCTGGTCCGTGACCCCAGGGCAGTCGTCAAGTCACGGGAACAATCGGTGAAAGCATTAGCCCGTGACAATGGAATTGTCTTGAGTACCAATGGCACTAAAGTGGAAGATAGCAAATACAAAGTAATGCAAGAGGTTTGTAGAAGTCATGTTCAGATTTATGAAACAGCTACTCTAAAACCACCTAATTTCCTGAAAGATCGCTATTTAATGGTCCGTTTTGAAGATCTGGTAAGAGATCCATTATCAGAAATCTCAGAAATGTATAAATTTGCAGATCTTAGTTTGACTCCCAGGCTCAAAAGCTGGGTTTATAATATCACTCATGGAcagggaccggggaaaaaaaaagaagccttcAAAATAACATCCCGAGATGCAGTTAGTGTTTCACAGGCCTGGAGAAATATTCTTTCCTTTCAGAAAGTTAAGAAAATACAGGAAGTTTGCAAAGGTGCTATAAACATTCTTGGTTATCAGCTAGTGgattcagaaaaagaacaaagagatCTGACATTGGATTTGGTGTTGCCAAGACGACAAAATCAATTCAGTTGGTCATCATTTAATCCAAAGCACTGA